In Paenibacillus sp. BIC5C1, a genomic segment contains:
- a CDS encoding NAD-dependent epimerase/dehydratase family protein, with protein MKKVLILGGTRFFGKRLVDHLLWEGKSQITVATRGKTDVDFGPEVNRIKMDREDPKSLAEAAQTDMWDIVYDNICYSPDAAKSACEAFAGRTERYILTSTLSVYGDPKPGFTEADFDPYTYPVQYGSHEDFSYGEGKRLAEAVFFQEADFPVAAMRIPIVLGIDDYTRRLHFHIEHVQKGKPIGMPNPNAEIGFINSTEAARFLAWLGHSSITGPVNAASKGTITLSAMMHLIETVTGMQSQVLAETIKEDMSPFGISESWTMDTSKAEQAGYTFEALMDWFPGLVREVALALQSEG; from the coding sequence TTTGCTGTGGGAAGGAAAGTCTCAGATCACCGTCGCAACTCGTGGCAAAACGGATGTAGACTTTGGGCCTGAGGTCAACCGGATTAAAATGGATCGTGAAGACCCGAAATCTCTAGCCGAGGCTGCGCAGACCGACATGTGGGATATTGTCTATGACAACATCTGTTACTCGCCGGATGCGGCGAAGTCGGCTTGCGAAGCTTTTGCGGGACGTACCGAAAGGTACATTTTGACATCAACACTTTCTGTATATGGAGATCCCAAACCGGGATTCACCGAAGCCGATTTCGATCCGTACACCTACCCGGTGCAATACGGAAGCCATGAAGATTTCTCCTACGGCGAGGGTAAACGTCTAGCGGAAGCTGTGTTTTTCCAGGAAGCGGATTTCCCGGTGGCAGCGATGCGCATTCCGATTGTACTCGGAATTGATGATTACACACGAAGACTCCATTTTCATATTGAACATGTGCAAAAAGGAAAACCTATCGGCATGCCCAATCCGAATGCTGAAATTGGATTTATCAATTCCACCGAAGCCGCGAGATTTCTCGCTTGGCTCGGACATTCATCCATTACAGGACCTGTAAATGCAGCGTCCAAAGGGACGATAACACTTTCCGCCATGATGCATCTAATCGAAACGGTAACTGGCATGCAATCACAGGTACTGGCCGAAACGATCAAAGAAGACATGTCACCCTTTGGAATTTCGGAATCCTGGACAATGGATACATCCAAAGCAGAGCAGGCAGGATATACGTTTGAAGCATTAATGGATTGGTTTCCGGGTCTGGTTCGGGAAGTCGCTTTGGCTCTTCAATCCGAGGGCTAG
- a CDS encoding LacI family DNA-binding transcriptional regulator, which yields MITIYDIAKKANVSAMTVSKVINQTGRISPATRERVQQVIEELGYIPNSNARSLVLQRTQMLSLLITDITNPFYTTLARGAEDAANLRGYRLLFSNSDEDYDKEKNYVETILSTRVDGVLFAPAGDRSLNHLKQLQERNIPFVILDRTVPGITSDVIAGDSRDGALQLIRYLRNLGHRCIALVNGSSEVSTARLREEGYMEGIREADLPFDEDLILRTGYRDFSDEVGIDSLLAHEHKPTAIFAANNMLAIGVIRLLRKRGLRVPEDISVVCFDDLDLASAFDPFLTVAAQPAYDFGAIGMQMLIDRIEGKAPEEPQTVIMPSELRIRASASVPCE from the coding sequence TTGATTACCATTTATGATATTGCCAAAAAGGCCAACGTCTCCGCTATGACTGTCTCCAAAGTCATTAATCAAACAGGCCGCATCAGCCCGGCGACGCGCGAGCGTGTACAACAGGTCATCGAAGAACTTGGTTACATACCCAACTCGAATGCGCGCAGTCTTGTCCTGCAACGAACTCAGATGCTGTCATTGTTGATTACGGATATTACCAACCCCTTCTATACTACGCTGGCCCGAGGAGCGGAGGACGCTGCCAATCTGCGTGGTTACCGCCTTTTGTTCAGCAATAGCGACGAGGATTATGACAAGGAAAAAAATTATGTGGAAACCATTCTGTCTACCCGGGTCGATGGTGTATTGTTTGCACCTGCAGGGGACCGCTCGCTGAATCACTTGAAGCAGTTGCAAGAACGTAACATTCCGTTTGTTATTTTGGACCGTACTGTCCCGGGAATCACATCCGACGTTATCGCTGGGGACAGCCGAGATGGGGCGCTTCAATTGATTCGATATCTGAGGAATCTGGGACATCGCTGCATTGCTCTGGTTAATGGTTCTTCCGAGGTTTCGACAGCGCGGCTGCGAGAAGAAGGATACATGGAGGGAATCCGGGAAGCTGACCTGCCCTTTGATGAAGATTTAATCCTTCGAACAGGCTACCGGGATTTCAGCGATGAAGTGGGTATCGATAGTTTGCTTGCACATGAGCACAAACCCACAGCCATATTTGCAGCAAACAACATGCTCGCCATTGGCGTCATTCGACTTTTACGTAAACGGGGGCTGCGTGTGCCTGAAGATATCTCGGTCGTCTGTTTTGATGATCTCGATCTGGCTTCTGCCTTTGATCCCTTTCTCACGGTTGCTGCACAGCCTGCCTATGATTTCGGTGCAATCGGCATGCAGATGCTGATTGACCGAATTGAAGGTAAGGCTCCTGAGGAACCACAGACCGTCATTATGCCATCTGAGCTGCGTATTCGCGCTTCGGCCTCTGTACCTTGCGAATAA
- a CDS encoding L-fucose isomerase yields the protein MTHQDYRYKQAFPKIGIRPTIDGRRKGVRESLEEQTMRMATSVAQLLAAELRYPDGSPVECVVAESCIGGVNEAAAAAELFSRSNVGVTITVTPCWCYGTETMDMSPSIPTAIWGFNGTERPGAVYLAAVLSAHAQKGIPAFGIYGEDVQDGGDTTIPDDVREKLLRFSRAGLAAATMKGRAYLSIGSVSMGIAGSIVNDSFFQEYLGMRNEYVDMSELTRRIEEEIYDPEEYKLALAWVKENCSEGADNNPAHLQTDRKRKEYEWETVVKMTQIVRDLMAGNPKLAELGFTEESMGHHAIVSGFQGQRQWTDHSPNGDFLESILNSSFDWNGKRSPYLVATENDSLNGVSMLFGSLLTHTAQIFADVRTYWSPDSVKRVTGHQLEGNAKDGILHLINSGSAALDGTGQQSRAGEHVLKPFWEITDEEVQDCLKATSWRPASVEYFRGGGYSADFLTKGGMPVTMTRLNLVKGLGPVLQVAQGYTVDLPEDVHDTLDQRTDPTWPSTWFAPVLTGSGAFTSVYEVMNQWGANHGSISYGHIGADLLTLASMLRIPVSMHNVPESEIFRPRAWGLFGTSEPESADYRACSVFGPLYR from the coding sequence ATGACACATCAGGATTATCGTTATAAACAGGCATTTCCCAAGATTGGTATTCGTCCCACAATTGACGGCAGACGCAAGGGCGTTCGTGAATCATTGGAAGAGCAGACGATGCGCATGGCAACTTCCGTTGCTCAGCTGCTCGCAGCAGAACTTCGGTATCCCGATGGTTCGCCGGTAGAATGCGTCGTTGCCGAGTCCTGTATTGGTGGCGTGAACGAGGCGGCAGCAGCAGCGGAGCTATTCAGTCGCTCCAATGTGGGCGTGACCATTACTGTTACACCTTGCTGGTGTTATGGAACCGAAACGATGGATATGTCTCCATCTATTCCAACGGCGATTTGGGGTTTTAACGGAACTGAACGTCCGGGTGCAGTATATCTGGCAGCAGTACTCTCAGCACATGCACAGAAGGGGATTCCCGCTTTTGGTATCTATGGCGAGGATGTTCAGGATGGTGGAGATACGACGATTCCTGATGACGTTCGCGAGAAATTGCTGCGCTTCAGCCGTGCGGGTCTTGCCGCTGCAACCATGAAGGGACGTGCTTATCTGTCCATCGGCTCGGTATCCATGGGTATTGCCGGCTCCATCGTGAACGATTCCTTTTTCCAGGAGTATCTGGGCATGCGGAACGAATATGTGGATATGAGTGAACTGACTCGTCGTATAGAAGAAGAAATCTATGATCCTGAGGAGTATAAGTTGGCGCTAGCTTGGGTGAAGGAGAACTGTAGTGAAGGAGCGGACAACAATCCTGCCCATCTGCAGACAGATCGCAAACGTAAAGAGTATGAATGGGAAACGGTTGTGAAAATGACGCAGATCGTACGTGACCTGATGGCAGGCAATCCGAAGCTGGCGGAGCTGGGATTCACTGAGGAATCCATGGGCCATCACGCGATTGTCTCCGGGTTTCAGGGACAACGACAGTGGACGGATCATTCACCCAACGGAGATTTTCTGGAATCCATCCTGAATTCTTCCTTTGACTGGAACGGCAAACGCTCTCCTTATCTGGTGGCAACAGAGAATGACAGTCTGAATGGTGTGTCGATGTTATTCGGTTCCCTACTTACACATACCGCGCAGATCTTCGCAGATGTACGCACCTATTGGAGCCCGGATTCAGTAAAACGCGTGACAGGGCACCAGTTGGAAGGAAATGCAAAAGATGGTATTCTGCATTTAATCAACTCCGGTTCAGCTGCTTTGGATGGTACAGGGCAACAATCAAGAGCAGGTGAGCATGTGCTCAAGCCTTTCTGGGAAATTACAGACGAAGAGGTTCAAGACTGCCTGAAAGCCACCTCATGGCGGCCGGCATCCGTAGAATATTTCCGGGGCGGCGGCTATTCCGCTGATTTCCTGACCAAGGGCGGTATGCCTGTTACGATGACACGTCTCAATTTGGTCAAAGGACTAGGTCCGGTACTGCAAGTGGCTCAAGGTTACACCGTCGATCTGCCTGAGGATGTGCATGATACGCTGGATCAACGGACAGATCCGACATGGCCATCCACCTGGTTTGCACCAGTTCTGACGGGATCAGGGGCTTTTACTTCGGTCTATGAAGTGATGAATCAATGGGGCGCGAACCATGGCTCGATCTCTTATGGACATATCGGAGCGGATTTGCTGACACTGGCCTCCATGCTTCGTATCCCGGTGAGTATGCATAATGTACCGGAATCCGAGATTTTCCGTCCACGTGCTTGGGGACTGTTCGGCACAAGTGAACCGGAGAGTGCCGATTACCGCGCATGCAGCGTCTTTGGACCGTTGTATCGTTAA
- a CDS encoding rhamnulokinase, with amino-acid sequence MGTQATHVLAADYGAGSGRVVRGTFDGSKLSLEEVHRFSNDPVLLGDGLYWDFLRLFHELKQGIAKGMQGISQPVRSIAVDTWGVDYGLVDGEGRLCFNPRHYRESRNAKWMEEALRMVNEEELYSMSGVLPQQINTVFQLLGSVREHSEGLRPDVRMLLMPDLFNYYLSGQQACEYTIASTSGLLHAGEVRWNEQLIGRLGIPETLFPPLVQPGTVLGQLTDDLCAELKTGPMQVISVGSHDTASALAAIPATDSEFAFISCGTWSLMGVERERPVLDNRSLQLGFTNEGTVNGKVRTLKNRSGLWLLQECKRQWERENQRFTHEELVQLAASATAHQCYVLPGDGVYLAPGDMPLRIRQQCSASGQAIPETTGAIVRCILESLALEFRQTLDELELVTGTRPRVIHMVGGGVHNRLLCQFTANAAGIPVIAGPAEATSAGNCMLQFLAHGEVSSLSEVREVMASSFSPETYEPEDSAKWQEAYVRYQNLNQTLASKTN; translated from the coding sequence ATGGGAACTCAAGCAACACATGTGCTCGCTGCCGATTACGGCGCCGGGAGCGGCCGAGTGGTCCGTGGGACTTTTGACGGGAGCAAGCTTTCGTTAGAGGAAGTGCATCGATTCAGTAACGATCCTGTACTCCTGGGGGATGGATTATACTGGGATTTCCTGCGACTTTTTCACGAACTGAAACAAGGGATTGCAAAGGGCATGCAAGGCATCTCCCAACCAGTCCGTTCCATTGCTGTGGATACGTGGGGAGTCGACTATGGATTAGTGGACGGAGAGGGAAGATTATGCTTCAATCCCCGCCATTACCGGGAATCACGTAATGCGAAGTGGATGGAAGAAGCCCTGCGCATGGTAAATGAAGAAGAGCTATATTCCATGTCCGGTGTCTTGCCACAACAAATAAACACCGTATTTCAACTGCTTGGAAGTGTGCGTGAGCACTCGGAAGGTTTGCGGCCAGATGTACGCATGTTATTGATGCCAGATTTATTTAACTATTATCTATCTGGTCAGCAGGCCTGCGAGTACACAATTGCCAGTACAAGCGGACTATTGCATGCCGGAGAGGTCCGTTGGAATGAACAATTGATTGGGCGACTGGGTATTCCGGAGACGTTATTTCCACCTCTCGTACAACCAGGCACGGTGCTGGGGCAGTTAACGGATGACTTGTGTGCAGAGTTGAAGACTGGACCGATGCAAGTGATATCTGTAGGTTCACATGATACAGCTTCTGCATTAGCAGCCATTCCTGCGACAGATTCGGAATTTGCCTTTATTAGTTGTGGTACCTGGTCACTCATGGGGGTGGAACGCGAACGTCCTGTATTGGATAATCGTAGCCTTCAACTAGGGTTTACCAATGAGGGCACGGTAAATGGCAAAGTGCGAACCTTGAAGAATCGCTCAGGCCTGTGGTTATTGCAGGAGTGCAAACGGCAGTGGGAACGGGAGAATCAACGTTTTACCCATGAGGAATTGGTCCAACTCGCTGCTTCGGCAACCGCACATCAATGTTATGTATTGCCCGGTGATGGAGTGTATTTGGCTCCTGGTGACATGCCATTGCGAATCCGGCAACAGTGCAGTGCCAGCGGGCAAGCAATACCCGAAACGACCGGAGCCATTGTGCGTTGCATTCTCGAAAGTTTGGCACTGGAGTTCAGGCAGACTTTAGATGAACTGGAGCTAGTTACAGGCACCCGGCCACGGGTGATTCATATGGTCGGTGGTGGTGTGCATAATCGCTTATTGTGCCAATTTACGGCGAATGCAGCAGGGATTCCGGTGATAGCGGGTCCTGCCGAGGCAACTTCAGCCGGAAATTGCATGCTGCAATTCCTGGCACATGGCGAAGTGAGCAGCTTGTCCGAGGTGCGAGAAGTTATGGCTTCTTCCTTTTCTCCCGAAACCTATGAGCCAGAAGATAGCGCAAAGTGGCAGGAAGCCTACGTAAGATACCAAAACTTGAATCAAACATTGGCAAGCAAAACCAATTAG
- a CDS encoding class II aldolase/adducin family protein — protein sequence MSEQQVREELTKYARRAVAQGLVVGPGGNLSARFEGTMLLSPSGYALEDLEPDEWIAIDIATGDTRAGSTRPSSEVLMHLYSYRVNPDIQAIVHTHPAYTIALSLVFDELPHLFPDQSALVGDIGFVPYVLPTTKLLADAVAAKVEEHTALILVNHGLVTTGKNLREAYYRTQVVEESAKVYMIAKAAGEPKVLTAEEYKEIQSLESEAYRVQLLQQLKS from the coding sequence ATGTCTGAACAACAGGTAAGGGAAGAGTTGACCAAATATGCCCGCAGAGCGGTTGCTCAAGGACTAGTGGTTGGACCTGGGGGAAATCTGAGCGCACGTTTTGAAGGAACGATGCTTCTTTCGCCGAGTGGTTACGCACTAGAGGATCTGGAGCCTGACGAATGGATCGCGATTGATATTGCGACAGGAGATACACGTGCCGGATCGACACGCCCTTCCTCCGAGGTGTTGATGCATCTGTATAGCTATCGGGTCAATCCTGACATTCAAGCCATTGTGCATACACATCCGGCATACACCATTGCCCTGAGTCTTGTTTTCGATGAATTGCCTCATTTGTTCCCTGATCAGTCGGCACTGGTGGGAGATATTGGCTTTGTCCCTTATGTTCTGCCCACAACCAAACTTCTTGCTGATGCGGTGGCTGCCAAGGTTGAAGAACACACAGCGCTTATTCTGGTTAACCACGGATTGGTTACGACAGGTAAAAACCTGCGCGAAGCCTACTACCGCACTCAAGTGGTTGAGGAAAGCGCCAAGGTGTACATGATCGCCAAGGCTGCAGGGGAGCCTAAAGTACTTACCGCGGAAGAATACAAGGAGATCCAATCTCTTGAAAGTGAAGCCTACCGTGTACAACTACTGCAACAACTCAAGTCGTAA
- a CDS encoding FadR/GntR family transcriptional regulator has protein sequence MGPELNELELEYELLKQLRDASAPIGASTLVHTLGKTYGLSQATIGRRLMEMDVEGFTILEGRKGRVLTEQGLERIKILEKDLQQKSVNSQLIQMLNHSGEKALLDVLVARRALEREIASLAAQRASKEYILLLEASIATQHQLLSQNIIPYEEDREFHRLLAYAAQNQILLHAVELVWETSRDFLETAYIRQRVGSELVVDHQRILEAVAAGSPEQAEAAMVNHINQMIEDVKRYFAMQNLNIASDEAR, from the coding sequence GTGGGTCCTGAGCTAAACGAATTGGAGTTGGAATACGAACTGCTGAAGCAGCTTCGGGACGCGAGCGCTCCCATCGGGGCCAGCACGTTGGTTCATACCCTGGGCAAAACGTATGGTCTAAGTCAGGCTACAATCGGAAGAAGACTTATGGAGATGGACGTTGAAGGTTTCACGATACTGGAGGGACGGAAGGGAAGGGTTCTGACCGAACAAGGGCTGGAGCGAATCAAGATTCTGGAGAAGGATTTACAGCAAAAAAGTGTGAATTCCCAGCTCATTCAGATGCTGAACCATTCCGGTGAAAAGGCTCTGCTCGATGTCCTTGTAGCCAGAAGGGCTCTGGAACGGGAAATTGCTTCCCTTGCAGCACAACGAGCCTCAAAAGAATACATATTGCTACTGGAAGCCTCTATCGCTACACAGCATCAATTGCTTTCCCAGAATATTATTCCTTACGAGGAGGACCGGGAATTTCACAGGCTGCTGGCTTATGCGGCTCAAAACCAGATTCTGCTGCATGCGGTTGAACTGGTCTGGGAGACAAGCCGTGATTTCCTGGAAACAGCCTATATTAGGCAAAGAGTAGGAAGTGAACTGGTTGTGGACCATCAGCGGATTCTGGAGGCAGTAGCAGCGGGCTCCCCGGAACAGGCTGAAGCGGCAATGGTGAATCATATTAACCAGATGATTGAGGATGTTAAACGATATTTTGCTATGCAGAACCTTAATATAGCTTCGGATGAGGCCCGGTGA
- a CDS encoding hydantoinase/oxoprolinase family protein — MKTIYRLGIDIGGTFTDALVMDNHGRVIAALKTPSIAVAPEQAIFNALDQLKAGGVDLQEIDLFVHGTTLGVNTLIERNGAVTGLLVTKGFRDILEIRRLRLEDTTNLYGDKTDALVPRHLVKEVDERALASGSILQPLDQEQLLQAVDELVEEGVTALAISFLHAYVNPSHEQLAEELIRERHPHLFLCRSSAIWPQQREFERTLATAMNAYVGERMGSYFLRLQEGIGAYGLRANLLSTMSNGGIMTAARAAKEPVRTLLSGPASGVIAATHIAEQAGIHQVITFDMGGTSVDVALIDKEPTYSTENKVGDFPVIIPAVDVTAIGAGGGSIAWLDSVGVLKVGPRSAGANPGPASYHRGGEEPTTTDAYLQLGILQADRFLGGQMRLYPELAERALGNLGERLGLSPTQTAQAILDVATANMYAQFSPLMARKGVDPRDFTLLAYGGAGPMHAFLMAREVGIRRVLIPPSPGTLCAMGCTVANLRNDFVHTLHKSSHTLEPGELSNLYTRLEDQGHSWVEEEARGGVKLEHIYCLYSADMRYEGQAFDLEVTLTSGEIADPEKARNKFHMYYQNVFGISQPEADVMFVSLRATIVGILPTQSTASPAELPFDESEAEERIITFDHEQRTAKVLKRGQIPLDMPILGPIIVEEYDTTIFIPPGFTVYRDGYGNVIGEVEQ, encoded by the coding sequence GTGAAAACAATTTATCGATTAGGTATAGATATCGGAGGCACATTCACGGATGCCCTCGTTATGGACAATCATGGCAGGGTGATTGCGGCACTGAAGACGCCATCGATTGCAGTAGCTCCGGAACAGGCGATTTTTAATGCACTTGATCAGCTCAAGGCGGGTGGAGTGGATCTTCAGGAGATCGATCTGTTTGTACACGGAACAACGCTTGGTGTTAACACCCTAATTGAGCGTAACGGCGCAGTTACAGGTCTGTTGGTCACCAAAGGGTTCCGAGATATTCTCGAGATTCGGAGGCTACGACTCGAGGATACTACCAATCTGTATGGTGACAAGACCGATGCGCTTGTTCCGAGACATCTCGTTAAGGAAGTGGATGAGCGAGCGCTTGCGAGCGGTAGCATACTTCAACCACTGGATCAGGAACAACTGCTTCAAGCGGTAGACGAGCTGGTGGAAGAGGGGGTTACAGCCTTGGCGATCAGTTTCTTGCACGCTTATGTCAATCCTTCTCATGAACAGCTCGCGGAAGAGTTAATCAGGGAACGTCATCCGCACCTGTTTCTCTGCAGAAGCAGTGCCATTTGGCCGCAGCAGCGTGAATTCGAACGTACACTCGCGACAGCCATGAATGCATATGTTGGGGAACGCATGGGATCATACTTTCTGCGTCTGCAAGAAGGAATTGGCGCTTACGGTTTGAGAGCCAATCTGCTATCCACGATGTCCAATGGTGGAATCATGACGGCGGCCAGAGCAGCCAAAGAGCCTGTCCGTACTCTTCTGTCCGGTCCTGCTTCAGGCGTAATCGCTGCAACCCATATTGCCGAACAGGCAGGCATTCATCAAGTCATCACGTTCGACATGGGCGGGACAAGCGTTGATGTTGCGCTCATTGATAAAGAGCCTACCTATTCTACCGAGAATAAGGTTGGGGATTTTCCAGTTATCATTCCCGCTGTGGATGTAACCGCGATTGGAGCGGGTGGGGGCTCGATTGCCTGGCTTGATTCCGTAGGTGTACTCAAGGTGGGACCACGAAGCGCAGGAGCCAATCCGGGTCCAGCCTCCTATCACCGTGGGGGAGAAGAGCCAACAACCACGGATGCCTATCTGCAACTGGGCATTTTGCAGGCTGATCGCTTCCTTGGCGGACAGATGCGTCTCTATCCCGAGCTTGCAGAACGTGCTCTAGGCAATCTTGGCGAACGTCTTGGACTAAGTCCCACGCAAACTGCACAGGCCATTCTTGATGTGGCCACCGCCAATATGTATGCCCAGTTCTCTCCGCTCATGGCACGCAAAGGTGTTGATCCCCGTGACTTTACGCTGCTCGCCTATGGTGGAGCTGGGCCGATGCATGCTTTTCTCATGGCGCGTGAAGTAGGCATCCGCCGAGTGCTGATCCCGCCATCTCCAGGAACACTTTGTGCCATGGGCTGCACCGTTGCCAACCTTCGCAATGACTTCGTTCATACCTTGCACAAAAGCAGTCACACGCTTGAGCCTGGTGAGTTATCGAATCTATACACCAGATTGGAGGATCAAGGCCATAGTTGGGTTGAGGAGGAAGCTCGCGGCGGAGTGAAACTAGAACACATCTATTGTTTATACAGCGCCGACATGCGTTACGAAGGTCAGGCCTTTGATTTGGAGGTTACGCTCACATCCGGAGAAATCGCCGATCCTGAGAAAGCAAGGAACAAATTTCATATGTACTACCAAAATGTGTTTGGCATCAGCCAGCCTGAAGCTGATGTGATGTTTGTTAGTCTGAGGGCGACCATTGTTGGCATTCTGCCTACCCAAAGCACGGCTTCTCCGGCAGAGTTGCCATTCGATGAGAGTGAAGCAGAAGAGCGGATCATTACTTTTGACCACGAACAGCGAACAGCAAAAGTTCTAAAAAGGGGACAGATCCCACTGGATATGCCCATTCTTGGGCCCATTATTGTGGAAGAATATGATACAACCATTTTCATCCCGCCTGGCTTTACGGTATACCGGGATGGTTACGGAAATGTGATTGGGGAGGTGGAGCAATGA
- a CDS encoding hydantoinase B/oxoprolinase family protein, with protein sequence MIGDKVFLEIFNNRIQAAVEEMANVVLRTGFTAFVKETGDFGTYLLSPSGETFGSPLETGYNLSLGIPAAATINSITDWKEGDLVICNDPYSTKGMVTHLPDVHLIKPYFHKGEIIAYGMCFVHSSDVGGKVPGSVSPSAYDIHMEGIRIAPVKLYEAGVLNEQILRMFLDNSRIPEQNLGDLKALMAALNRGEQRIEELIGRYGVERIQQGIEHLLEYAELKARAIVQEIPDGSYEFWDYLEKGPGGYPIRLRCKMTIAGSDIHLDFSGTDPQVRASFNIPTHNQQGHYMLVPALIRYFRTLDPTIPWNSGMIRMVRNYAPPASVLNPDPMAAVGARAATFIRLMDVITGALSKAQASKVPAAGAGQACIVMMAMTDASDGKKKVGVIQPICGGSGARPMKDGIDGMDFAVGHLRNIPAETVESEMPVLIEHYGLRADSAGAGTFRGGSGIDLCVKILTPDTVMTARNMERMEFHPWGRLGGGVGTHGEAILNAGRASEHQLGRIDELLLQPGETVTFLSQGGGGYGDPFDRDPLLVLEDVRRGLVSTEKALELYGVVIEGLNLNVSETRQLRAKRERQQEEFDYGWTRKQFEAIWTDEMQVSLNQALLNVPLALRDYLKRQTMGVVEEKQTASVSVSPHEISGIMEGLRQKIGLH encoded by the coding sequence ATGATTGGCGATAAGGTTTTTCTTGAAATTTTCAACAACCGGATCCAGGCTGCGGTGGAGGAAATGGCCAATGTTGTGCTGCGTACGGGATTCACCGCGTTTGTTAAAGAAACAGGCGATTTTGGAACCTACCTCTTGTCACCATCGGGGGAAACGTTTGGGTCTCCATTGGAGACGGGTTACAATCTGTCCCTTGGCATCCCCGCAGCGGCGACCATAAACAGCATTACAGATTGGAAGGAAGGCGATCTAGTCATCTGTAATGATCCTTATTCCACCAAAGGCATGGTGACACATCTACCGGATGTTCATCTGATCAAGCCCTACTTTCACAAAGGAGAAATCATCGCATACGGCATGTGCTTCGTTCATTCCTCCGATGTAGGTGGTAAGGTACCGGGGAGTGTATCTCCAAGCGCCTACGATATTCATATGGAAGGCATTCGTATTGCTCCAGTCAAGCTGTATGAAGCAGGCGTTCTTAATGAGCAAATACTCCGTATGTTTCTGGACAATAGCCGCATTCCGGAGCAAAACCTCGGTGATCTCAAGGCACTGATGGCAGCCTTGAATCGGGGGGAGCAGCGAATAGAAGAGCTTATCGGCCGCTACGGTGTAGAGCGAATTCAGCAGGGTATTGAGCATTTACTGGAATACGCTGAGTTGAAGGCCCGCGCCATCGTACAGGAGATCCCGGATGGTTCGTATGAGTTCTGGGACTATCTGGAGAAAGGTCCTGGCGGTTATCCCATCCGATTGCGCTGCAAAATGACAATCGCTGGCAGTGATATTCATCTGGACTTTAGCGGAACCGACCCTCAGGTCAGAGCTTCGTTCAATATTCCTACCCACAATCAGCAGGGGCATTACATGTTGGTTCCCGCACTCATTCGTTATTTCCGTACGCTCGATCCAACGATTCCATGGAATTCGGGCATGATTCGCATGGTTCGAAACTACGCACCACCTGCTTCAGTTCTCAACCCGGATCCGATGGCAGCAGTTGGGGCACGAGCAGCTACCTTTATTCGGCTAATGGATGTCATCACAGGCGCTCTCAGCAAAGCTCAGGCAAGTAAGGTTCCCGCCGCAGGGGCCGGACAGGCATGCATCGTTATGATGGCGATGACAGATGCGTCAGATGGCAAGAAAAAGGTTGGCGTGATCCAGCCGATATGTGGCGGTTCAGGAGCAAGACCGATGAAAGACGGGATTGATGGCATGGATTTTGCCGTAGGTCATCTTCGAAACATTCCTGCGGAAACAGTGGAATCCGAAATGCCTGTGCTCATAGAGCATTATGGCCTTCGTGCTGATTCCGCTGGTGCGGGAACCTTCCGTGGTGGAAGCGGAATCGACCTGTGCGTCAAAATTCTTACACCAGATACCGTAATGACCGCCAGAAATATGGAGCGTATGGAGTTTCATCCGTGGGGCAGGCTTGGCGGAGGTGTTGGTACCCATGGGGAAGCGATTCTCAATGCTGGACGTGCAAGTGAACATCAGCTGGGAAGAATTGATGAGTTGCTGCTCCAACCCGGAGAGACGGTGACGTTCCTGTCACAGGGCGGAGGTGGATACGGCGATCCATTTGATAGGGATCCACTGCTGGTTCTTGAGGATGTTAGAAGAGGACTGGTATCCACTGAAAAAGCTCTTGAACTGTATGGTGTAGTCATAGAAGGCCTTAACCTGAACGTGAGCGAGACCAGACAGTTGCGGGCAAAGCGGGAACGGCAGCAGGAAGAATTCGATTATGGCTGGACAAGGAAACAGTTCGAGGCGATATGGACTGACGAGATGCAAGTATCGCTGAATCAGGCACTGCTGAATGTTCCGCTGGCACTCAGAGACTACCTGAAGCGTCAGACCATGGGTGTCGTGGAGGAGAAGCAAACCGCTTCCGTATCCGTATCTCCACATGAGATATCAGGCATTATGGAAGGATTGCGTCAGAAAATAGGATTGCATTGA